One Campylobacter concisus DNA segment encodes these proteins:
- a CDS encoding lysozyme inhibitor LprI family protein, which produces MKNLKLIVITTLLITSHLYSSEKIQPSFDCSKAKTRVEKLVCSDEDISRVDRDMQKAYDLMMGKYDLAYMNEEAKEEIKPYLEKLKQSQIDWVKYRDKYCNTKKDEKEFNSCVFSRYVNRIKSIVPRYDWRTGFSINDKNSTNDLCYNYFTQKFWMDSPKPVNKDNPPYGEDKEFYEKFLINALGKDIAERELNATTNYYYTQLDGAPVGSYIMCVGIGGEEKDIYNLRSKTYKPYCRDTSMQFEDFLNGDYIRYGQKPQFGLKFKEVEETKEEFKRRGLDYKKDDNFSTEVYKKAIKNDADSFSNAIYSTDKSYDANILSDGMVRILYASNLEWEKSKDKFGVYIDSSNFPNVLTFMVADKFFFRVYAAEGSGNRLVCRMPIQSRFKDRNDTKLIREYLDQFKEF; this is translated from the coding sequence ATGAAAAATTTAAAACTTATTGTTATAACCACACTACTAATCACATCACATCTTTACTCAAGTGAAAAAATTCAGCCTAGCTTTGATTGTTCTAAAGCTAAAACAAGAGTAGAAAAACTAGTATGTTCTGATGAAGATATATCAAGAGTAGATAGAGATATGCAAAAAGCATATGATCTAATGATGGGCAAATATGACCTTGCTTATATGAATGAAGAGGCTAAAGAGGAGATAAAACCATATTTAGAAAAGTTAAAACAAAGTCAGATTGACTGGGTTAAGTATAGAGATAAGTATTGCAATACAAAAAAAGATGAAAAAGAATTTAATAGCTGTGTCTTTAGTAGATATGTTAATAGAATAAAATCCATAGTGCCAAGATACGACTGGAGAACAGGTTTTTCAATAAACGATAAAAATAGCACAAATGATCTATGCTATAACTACTTTACTCAAAAATTCTGGATGGACTCTCCAAAACCTGTAAATAAAGATAACCCACCTTATGGGGAAGATAAAGAGTTTTATGAGAAATTTCTAATTAATGCTCTTGGTAAAGACATTGCGGAGAGGGAATTAAATGCCACTACAAACTATTACTATACGCAGCTTGACGGTGCTCCAGTTGGAAGTTATATCATGTGCGTAGGTATAGGCGGAGAAGAAAAAGATATATATAATCTAAGAAGCAAGACATATAAGCCATATTGTAGAGATACTAGCATGCAGTTCGAGGATTTTTTAAATGGGGATTATATAAGATATGGTCAGAAACCACAATTTGGACTTAAATTTAAAGAGGTAGAAGAGACCAAGGAAGAGTTTAAAAGAAGAGGCTTAGACTATAAAAAGGATGATAACTTTTCAACAGAGGTCTATAAAAAAGCAATAAAGAATGATGCAGATAGTTTTAGTAATGCAATATATAGTACCGATAAAAGCTATGATGCAAATATACTTTCAGATGGTATGGTAAGAATACTTTATGCTTCAAATTTAGAGTGGGAAAAATCAAAAGATAAATTTGGAGTGTATATAGATTCAAGTAATTTTCCTAATGTGCTAACTTTTATGGTAGCTGATAAATTTTTCTTTAGGGTTTATGCTGCAGAAGGTAGTGGAAATCGTTTAGTTTGTAGAATGCCTATTCAAAGCAGGTTTAAAGATAGAAATGATACTAAGCTTATAAGAGAGTATCTTGATCAGTTTAAGGAGTTTTAA
- a CDS encoding DNA-deoxyinosine glycosylase, with amino-acid sequence MSQTHPFKPIFDNNSKILILGSFPSVISRKFGFYYTNPQNRFWRVLAGILNTAVPESTDEKINFLLAHRIAIYDAAISCEIEGSSDAKMSKIVPVNLKPLFKEANITQVYANGGKAYEICKKYLEDEIIKATKNEVIKLPSTSPANAKFGLEKLKCEWKVVAKAVTES; translated from the coding sequence ATGAGCCAAACGCACCCTTTTAAGCCCATTTTTGATAATAACTCTAAAATTTTGATCCTAGGCTCATTTCCATCTGTCATCTCTCGTAAATTTGGCTTTTATTATACAAATCCACAAAACCGCTTTTGGCGGGTGTTAGCTGGGATCTTAAACACTGCTGTGCCAGAAAGCACGGATGAAAAGATAAATTTTCTGCTCGCTCACCGCATCGCAATATACGACGCTGCGATCTCGTGTGAGATAGAGGGCTCGAGCGACGCAAAAATGAGCAAGATCGTGCCTGTAAATTTAAAGCCTTTATTTAAAGAGGCAAATATCACGCAAGTTTATGCAAACGGTGGCAAAGCTTATGAAATTTGTAAAAAATACTTAGAAGATGAGATCATAAAAGCAACAAAAAATGAAGTGATAAAACTACCATCAACTAGCCCTGCAAATGCTAAATTTGGCCTTGAAAAGCTCAAATGCGAATGGAAAGTAGTAGCCAAAGCAGTAACAGAAAGTTAA
- the nifJ gene encoding pyruvate:ferredoxin (flavodoxin) oxidoreductase has protein sequence MSKIMKTMDGNEAAAYASYAFTEVAGIYPITPSSPMADYTDLWAAQGKKNLFGMPVKVVEMQSEGGAAGTVHGSLQVGALTTTYTASQGLLLKIPNMYKIAGQLLPGVIHVSARSLAAQALSIFGDHQDIYACRQTGFAMLASGSVQEVMDIAGVAHLAAIKGRVPFLHFFDGFRTSHEIQKVEMLDYAHFDRLLDREALQKFRDEALSPESPKTRGTAQNDDIYFQTRELSNRFYDAVPDIVANYLAEISKITGRDYKPFNYYGNPEATRVIVAMGSVTQTLEEVVDYLNAKGEKVGIIKVHLYRPFSTKYLFDVMPKSVKKIAVLDRTKEPGSLGEPLYLDIKAAFYGQKDAPVIVGGRYGLSSKDVDPAQMLAVFENLNQNEPKDGFTVGIVDDVTFTSLPTGEKISLSDESVKECLFYGLGADGTVGANKNSIKIIGDKTDLYAQAYFAYDSKKSGGYTRSHLRFGKKPIRSTYLVSNPHFVACSVAAYLEIYDVIDGIRENGTFLLNSIWDAEQTIAKLPNKVKKILASKNINFYIINATKLAHDIGLKNRTNTIMQSAFFKLADIIPFEDAQKYMKEYAHKAYAKKGEAIVQMNYNAIDVGANGLIKVPVDPAWANLADNEQKEEKYIGNSFIENVVKPINAARGDSLPVSAFIGYEDGHFEAGTTAYEKRGVGVMVPKWIEQNCIQCNQCAFVCPHAVIRPFLIDENELNAAPDGVKEHNLEAKGKEVKGLKYKIQVSPLDCTGCELCAQNCPSKEKSLVMVPLEEELGKNEQENADYLFKKVAYKDDLMNKESVKGVGFAKPLFEFHGACPGCGETPYITLITRLFGERMIVANATGCSSIYGGSAPSTPYTTNDEGKGVAWANSLFEDNAEFGMGMNVAIETMRHRIEDIMRNNIDSVPNALSALYNDWINFKNDGVKTQEITKNLLPILEQNLSAPGVKEILELKKFLVKKSQWIIGGDGWAYDIGFGGLDHVLASGENINVLVLDTEVYSNTGGQSSKSSRTGSIAQFTASGKPAQKKDLGYIAMTYGNIFVAQINSNASQANVIKAIAAAEAYDGPSLIIAYSPCIAHGIKGGLSQSGGQGELATKCGYWPTYLYDPRLLKEGQNPLKITSKEPDWSLYEEFLLNEVRYNSLKKTNPEHADELLAKNKADAQRRYRQLKRLSLADFSDEVETSAETTQSAE, from the coding sequence ATGTCAAAAATAATGAAAACTATGGACGGAAACGAGGCCGCAGCTTACGCGTCATACGCATTTACCGAAGTAGCTGGAATTTACCCTATCACTCCTAGCTCGCCTATGGCTGACTACACTGACCTTTGGGCAGCGCAGGGCAAGAAAAATTTATTTGGTATGCCAGTAAAAGTGGTCGAAATGCAAAGCGAAGGCGGCGCAGCTGGCACGGTGCATGGCTCGCTACAAGTTGGCGCGCTAACTACGACCTACACAGCTTCTCAAGGCCTACTTTTAAAAATTCCAAATATGTATAAAATAGCAGGCCAGCTCCTCCCTGGCGTCATCCACGTCTCAGCTCGCTCTCTGGCAGCGCAGGCTCTTTCAATATTTGGCGACCACCAAGACATCTATGCCTGTCGCCAAACCGGCTTTGCTATGCTAGCAAGCGGCTCAGTGCAAGAGGTGATGGATATCGCTGGCGTGGCGCATTTAGCAGCGATAAAAGGTAGAGTGCCGTTTTTACACTTCTTTGATGGCTTTAGAACGAGCCATGAAATTCAAAAGGTCGAGATGCTTGACTACGCACACTTTGACAGACTTCTTGACCGCGAGGCTCTGCAAAAATTTAGAGACGAAGCGCTAAGCCCAGAGAGCCCAAAAACTCGTGGCACAGCGCAAAATGACGATATATATTTTCAAACACGAGAGCTAAGCAACCGCTTTTATGACGCGGTGCCAGATATCGTGGCAAACTACCTAGCTGAAATTTCAAAGATCACTGGTCGTGACTACAAGCCGTTTAACTACTACGGCAACCCAGAAGCGACTCGCGTCATCGTAGCTATGGGCTCAGTGACGCAAACTCTTGAAGAGGTCGTGGATTATCTAAACGCAAAAGGCGAAAAGGTGGGCATTATCAAGGTGCATTTATACCGCCCATTTAGCACGAAGTATCTATTTGACGTGATGCCAAAGAGCGTGAAAAAAATAGCCGTTCTTGACCGCACAAAAGAGCCTGGCAGCCTTGGCGAGCCGCTATATCTTGATATAAAAGCAGCGTTTTACGGCCAAAAGGACGCTCCAGTGATCGTTGGCGGCAGATACGGCCTAAGCTCAAAAGACGTCGATCCTGCGCAAATGCTAGCTGTATTTGAAAATTTAAACCAAAACGAGCCAAAAGACGGCTTTACGGTGGGTATCGTTGATGACGTGACCTTTACGTCGCTGCCAACTGGAGAGAAAATTTCACTAAGCGATGAGAGCGTTAAAGAGTGCTTATTTTACGGCCTTGGAGCTGACGGCACCGTGGGCGCGAACAAAAACTCGATAAAGATCATCGGCGACAAAACCGACCTTTACGCGCAGGCATATTTTGCCTACGATAGTAAAAAATCAGGCGGTTACACACGCTCGCACCTTCGCTTTGGCAAAAAGCCGATCCGCTCGACCTATCTCGTCTCAAACCCGCACTTTGTGGCTTGCTCGGTCGCTGCATATCTTGAAATTTACGATGTGATTGACGGCATCAGAGAAAACGGCACGTTTTTGCTAAACTCTATCTGGGACGCAGAGCAGACCATAGCGAAGCTGCCAAATAAAGTTAAGAAAATTTTAGCTAGCAAAAATATAAATTTCTACATCATAAACGCAACCAAACTAGCGCACGATATCGGCCTTAAAAACCGCACAAATACCATTATGCAGTCGGCATTTTTCAAGCTTGCTGACATCATACCATTTGAAGATGCGCAAAAATATATGAAAGAGTACGCTCACAAAGCCTATGCTAAAAAAGGCGAAGCGATCGTACAGATGAACTACAATGCTATCGACGTTGGCGCAAACGGCCTTATAAAAGTGCCGGTTGATCCTGCGTGGGCAAATTTAGCAGATAATGAGCAAAAAGAGGAAAAATACATCGGCAACAGCTTCATCGAAAACGTCGTAAAACCGATAAATGCAGCTCGTGGCGACAGCCTGCCAGTCTCAGCCTTCATAGGCTACGAGGACGGTCACTTTGAAGCTGGCACGACGGCTTACGAGAAGCGTGGCGTTGGCGTCATGGTGCCAAAATGGATCGAGCAAAACTGCATCCAGTGCAACCAGTGCGCATTTGTCTGCCCACACGCCGTCATCAGGCCATTTTTGATAGACGAGAACGAGCTTAACGCAGCCCCTGATGGCGTAAAAGAGCACAATTTAGAAGCCAAAGGCAAAGAGGTCAAGGGGCTAAAATACAAAATCCAAGTAAGCCCGCTAGACTGCACTGGCTGCGAGCTATGCGCGCAAAACTGCCCAAGCAAAGAAAAATCACTCGTCATGGTGCCGCTTGAAGAAGAGCTAGGCAAAAACGAGCAAGAAAACGCTGATTATCTATTTAAAAAGGTTGCTTACAAAGACGATCTCATGAACAAAGAGAGCGTTAAGGGCGTTGGCTTTGCTAAGCCGCTCTTTGAATTCCACGGCGCTTGCCCGGGATGTGGCGAAACTCCGTATATCACGCTTATTACAAGGCTCTTTGGAGAGCGCATGATCGTGGCAAACGCAACTGGTTGTAGCTCGATATATGGCGGCTCAGCCCCATCTACTCCGTACACCACAAATGACGAAGGCAAGGGCGTTGCGTGGGCAAATTCGCTATTTGAAGATAACGCCGAGTTTGGCATGGGTATGAACGTAGCGATCGAGACTATGCGCCACCGCATCGAAGACATAATGAGAAACAACATAGATAGCGTGCCAAACGCACTTTCAGCGCTTTACAACGACTGGATAAATTTTAAAAATGATGGCGTTAAAACGCAAGAGATCACGAAAAATTTATTGCCTATTTTAGAGCAAAATTTAAGCGCACCAGGCGTAAAAGAAATTTTAGAGCTTAAGAAATTTCTCGTCAAAAAGTCGCAATGGATCATCGGTGGCGACGGCTGGGCGTATGACATCGGCTTTGGCGGACTTGACCACGTGCTAGCAAGCGGAGAGAACATAAACGTGCTGGTGCTTGACACCGAGGTCTACTCAAACACCGGCGGTCAAAGCTCAAAATCAAGCCGCACTGGCTCGATAGCGCAGTTTACGGCTAGCGGCAAACCGGCTCAGAAAAAGGACCTTGGCTACATCGCGATGACCTATGGAAACATATTTGTAGCGCAGATCAACTCAAACGCAAGCCAAGCAAACGTGATAAAAGCGATCGCAGCAGCTGAAGCGTATGACGGCCCAAGCCTTATAATCGCCTACTCTCCGTGCATCGCTCACGGCATCAAAGGCGGTTTATCGCAATCAGGCGGCCAAGGCGAGCTCGCCACAAAATGCGGATACTGGCCGACATATCTATACGATCCGCGCCTTTTAAAAGAGGGACAAAATCCGCTTAAAATCACCTCAAAAGAGCCTGACTGGTCGCTTTATGAAGAGTTTTTGCTAAACGAGGTTCGCTACAACTCGCTTAAGAAAACCAACCCTGAGCATGCAGACGAGCTACTAGCTAAAAACAAGGCCGACGCACAAAGACGCTACCGCCAGCTAAAACGCCTTAGCCTAGCAGACTTTAGCGACGAGGTCGAAACTAGTGCGGAGACTACTCAAAGCGCTGAGTAA
- a CDS encoding sugar transporter codes for MINIHKIAYLRVIALAFAAFIFNTTEFVPVPLLSDIAKDFGMSTADTGLIITIYAWSVTILSLPFMLLTANLERRSLLLKVFIIFVASHALCAVAWNFTVLVVGRVLVAISHAIFWSITASLAVRVAPINKSSQALGLLALGTSMAMILGLPLGRILGDSLGWRVTFGLIGIFAVGVGAWLYKILPLLPSKNSGSLKSLPELARNGFLMVIFLLTAIVISAHFSTYSYIEPFAKDISGFDGKFITIFLLLFGVAGIVASWLFSKFYKLIPTAFTAISIAIILVCLLVLNLIATNESLMLALAFIWGLGIAGINMSFQIKVLSLASNATDAAMAIYSAIYNIGIGAGALIGHQTIVHLGEQNIGNVGSLFAAVGLVIFLVAAVKFKKAE; via the coding sequence TTGATAAATATTCATAAAATAGCCTATCTAAGGGTTATCGCATTAGCTTTTGCAGCTTTTATATTTAATACAACTGAGTTCGTGCCAGTGCCGCTTTTAAGCGACATAGCAAAGGATTTTGGCATGAGTACGGCTGATACTGGGCTCATCATCACGATATATGCGTGGAGTGTGACGATACTTTCGCTACCATTTATGCTTTTAACTGCAAATTTAGAGAGAAGGTCACTACTTTTAAAGGTTTTTATCATTTTTGTCGCTTCTCACGCACTTTGCGCGGTTGCTTGGAATTTCACGGTTTTAGTTGTTGGCCGTGTGCTTGTCGCCATCTCACACGCCATATTTTGGTCGATCACCGCCTCGCTTGCTGTTAGGGTGGCACCTATCAATAAAAGCTCGCAAGCTCTTGGACTGCTGGCTCTTGGCACATCGATGGCTATGATACTTGGCTTGCCACTTGGCAGAATTTTGGGTGATAGCTTGGGCTGGCGTGTCACATTTGGGCTCATAGGGATATTTGCTGTGGGCGTTGGGGCTTGGCTATATAAAATTTTGCCACTTTTGCCTAGTAAGAACTCAGGTTCATTAAAGAGTTTGCCAGAGCTTGCAAGAAATGGCTTTTTGATGGTGATATTTTTGCTAACTGCTATCGTTATCAGTGCGCATTTTAGCACCTATAGCTACATCGAGCCATTTGCTAAAGACATAAGCGGCTTTGATGGTAAATTTATCACCATATTTTTGCTTTTGTTTGGCGTCGCTGGCATCGTAGCAAGCTGGCTTTTCTCTAAATTTTATAAGCTTATACCAACTGCTTTTACAGCTATCTCAATAGCTATCATTTTAGTCTGCTTGCTTGTGCTAAATTTGATCGCTACAAATGAGAGCTTGATGCTTGCGCTTGCCTTTATCTGGGGGCTTGGCATAGCTGGGATAAATATGAGCTTTCAGATAAAGGTGCTAAGCTTAGCCTCAAACGCCACGGACGCTGCGATGGCGATATATTCAGCCATTTATAACATCGGCATAGGAGCTGGCGCGCTAATAGGTCATCAAACGATAGTTCATCTTGGTGAGCAAAATATCGGCAATGTTGGCAGCCTTTTTGCAGCGGTTGGACTTGTCATATTTCTCGTTGCAGCAGTTAAATTTAAAAAGGCTGAGTAA
- a CDS encoding DUF2325 domain-containing protein, whose amino-acid sequence MSVLVIGADEITPIKAVLHDLGAEKIEHWDARNENRVNRKPIPQDTECVVMLTSFLNHNTMKTIKTQAKKRNIPIVCAKRSVSCVFCEYCKVFGLDKEFGCKE is encoded by the coding sequence ATGTCAGTTTTAGTTATCGGAGCAGATGAGATCACGCCTATTAAGGCTGTTTTGCATGATTTGGGAGCTGAAAAGATAGAGCACTGGGACGCTAGAAATGAAAACCGTGTAAATCGCAAGCCTATCCCACAAGATACTGAGTGCGTGGTGATGCTAACTAGCTTTTTAAATCACAACACGATGAAGACCATTAAAACTCAAGCAAAAAAGAGAAATATCCCTATCGTTTGTGCTAAAAGAAGCGTTAGTTGCGTATTTTGCGAGTATTGTAAGGTCTTTGGCCTAGATAAGGAATTTGGATGCAAAGAATAA
- a CDS encoding UDP-N-acetylmuramate--alanine ligase, protein MKFGFLSDIGEITPSIFAKLDKLSRAKIFIALYNVGVESELKIPLSYAKFLNFKDIFEARINFLLRDKFLNFKPVDSFCMPSNIIINAYLKNDFKALKFVAKEPKMAAAKMIKMLYKSGKFEFFIDAAQMFCQFVYDKIRLRHQDKEVVLNGGVISVKKDGKNLLSVMPSFKRVSFDDMRNLNDDIDAAVCALGRECEMVYIVCPRNEEFRRHVEVRHCFARGCIKLVPYTIISKIF, encoded by the coding sequence ATGAAGTTCGGGTTTTTATCAGATATTGGCGAAATAACTCCAAGTATTTTTGCAAAGCTTGACAAGCTTTCACGTGCGAAAATTTTCATCGCACTTTATAATGTTGGCGTAGAGAGCGAGCTAAAGATCCCGCTTTCTTACGCTAAATTTCTAAATTTCAAAGATATTTTTGAGGCTAGGATAAATTTCTTACTGCGTGATAAATTTTTAAATTTTAAACCAGTTGATAGCTTTTGCATGCCTTCAAACATCATCATAAATGCTTATTTGAAAAATGACTTTAAAGCGTTGAAATTTGTAGCAAAAGAGCCAAAGATGGCAGCTGCAAAGATGATAAAGATGCTTTATAAAAGCGGGAAATTTGAGTTTTTCATTGACGCAGCGCAGATGTTTTGCCAGTTTGTTTATGATAAAATACGCCTCCGCCATCAGGACAAAGAGGTTGTGCTAAATGGCGGTGTCATCTCGGTCAAAAAAGATGGCAAAAATTTACTCAGCGTCATGCCAAGCTTTAAAAGGGTGAGCTTTGATGATATGAGAAATTTAAACGACGACATCGATGCAGCCGTTTGCGCGCTTGGTCGCGAGTGCGAGATGGTTTATATCGTTTGTCCTAGAAATGAGGAATTTAGGCGGCATGTTGAGGTTAGGCACTGCTTTGCAAGAGGGTGCATAAAGCTCGTGCCTTATACGATTATTAGTAAAATTTTTTAA
- the fldA gene encoding flavodoxin FldA: protein MIGIVYGSSMGNTEDAAKLISEGLGLENELLNVSDVDGAKINSFDKLILGTSTWGSGDLQDDWDAFDFKALNLSGKTVAVFGMGDSESYSDEYCNGMAKLYDEVVKAGAKVVGEVSTDGYTFDGSDAVRNGKFVGLALDADNQSDKTEGRISAWIEQIKPHFI from the coding sequence ATGATAGGTATAGTTTATGGAAGTAGCATGGGAAATACCGAAGATGCAGCAAAGCTTATAAGCGAGGGTTTGGGGCTTGAAAACGAGCTTTTAAACGTCTCTGACGTGGATGGGGCAAAGATAAATAGCTTTGATAAGCTCATCCTTGGCACATCGACCTGGGGTAGCGGCGACTTGCAAGACGACTGGGACGCATTTGACTTTAAAGCGTTAAATTTAAGCGGTAAAACGGTCGCTGTTTTTGGCATGGGCGATAGCGAGAGCTACTCAGATGAGTACTGTAACGGCATGGCAAAGCTTTACGATGAGGTCGTAAAAGCTGGTGCAAAGGTAGTGGGCGAGGTTAGCACTGATGGATATACATTTGATGGCTCTGATGCCGTAAGAAATGGTAAATTTGTAGGTCTAGCACTTGATGCTGATAACCAAAGTGACAAGACTGAGGGTAGAATTTCAGCTTGGATAGAGCAGATAAAACCACACTTTATTTAA
- a CDS encoding amino acid ABC transporter ATP-binding protein, translating to MAINFKNISKSYGDHLVLDNINTSFKEGQTTVIVGSSGCGKSTLLRCINLLEIPQSGTLEVDDRSVNFKEKLSSKELLEIRKKTGMVFQSFNLFPHLTALQNVTEAPIYVQKKDKNEAIKEAKELLAKVGLSHKEDTFPNRLSGGQAQRVAIARALAVNPYFLLLDEPTSALDPELEAEVLKVILSLAKEKKSMIIVTHNMNFARKIADRILFLDKGVIAFDGLVDEFFNSQNERIKSFISAMDI from the coding sequence ATGGCTATAAATTTTAAAAATATAAGCAAATCTTACGGCGATCATTTGGTGCTAGATAACATAAACACAAGCTTTAAAGAGGGGCAAACGACCGTGATAGTTGGCTCATCTGGTTGTGGCAAATCAACGCTTCTTAGATGCATAAATTTACTTGAGATCCCACAAAGTGGCACTTTAGAGGTAGATGATAGGAGTGTAAATTTTAAAGAGAAGCTTAGCTCAAAAGAGCTTTTAGAAATTCGCAAAAAAACAGGCATGGTCTTTCAAAGCTTCAATCTCTTCCCGCACCTAACAGCGCTTCAAAATGTCACCGAAGCTCCGATCTACGTTCAAAAAAAGGATAAAAACGAGGCGATAAAAGAGGCAAAAGAGCTTTTAGCCAAAGTTGGTCTTAGCCACAAAGAAGACACCTTTCCAAACAGGCTCTCAGGCGGACAAGCACAACGTGTAGCCATCGCTAGAGCGCTAGCTGTAAATCCATACTTTTTGCTACTTGATGAGCCTACAAGTGCGCTAGATCCAGAGCTAGAGGCTGAAGTTTTAAAGGTCATCTTATCTCTTGCAAAAGAGAAAAAGTCTATGATCATCGTCACTCACAATATGAATTTTGCTAGAAAGATAGCTGATAGAATTTTGTTTTTAGATAAAGGTGTGATCGCCTTTGATGGCTTAGTAGATGAGTTTTTTAACAGCCAAAATGAGAGGATAAAAAGCTTTATCTCGGCTATGGATATATAA
- a CDS encoding amino acid ABC transporter permease, giving the protein MENLDRVIELVSSSTLPMIIALLKVTIPLTLLSFSLGLVIAIITAVARLSNIKILKFIFATYVWIFRGTPLLVQLFIVFYGLPSIGITLDTWSAATIAFSLNVGAYASESVRAAILSVPKGQWEAAISLGMTHYQILKRIIAPQAVRISLPPLSNTFIGLVKDTSLAASITMVDMFMVAQRIAARTFEPLILYILAALIYLVVCTLLTYLQSRLEKAVSRYV; this is encoded by the coding sequence ATGGAAAATTTAGATAGAGTGATCGAGCTTGTTTCAAGCTCGACGCTACCGATGATCATCGCACTTTTAAAAGTGACGATCCCACTTACTTTGCTCTCGTTTTCGCTAGGGCTTGTCATCGCCATTATCACAGCAGTAGCAAGGCTTTCAAATATAAAAATTTTAAAATTTATATTTGCCACCTATGTTTGGATATTTCGTGGCACGCCGCTTCTTGTGCAGCTTTTCATTGTATTTTACGGACTTCCTAGCATCGGTATCACGCTTGATACTTGGAGTGCGGCCACTATCGCATTTAGCCTAAATGTGGGCGCTTATGCGTCTGAGTCTGTAAGGGCTGCCATACTTTCTGTGCCAAAAGGTCAGTGGGAGGCTGCCATATCGCTTGGCATGACGCACTATCAAATTTTAAAGCGCATCATTGCACCTCAAGCAGTGAGGATCTCACTCCCTCCGCTTTCAAACACATTTATAGGCCTTGTTAAAGACACTTCACTGGCAGCTTCTATAACGATGGTAGATATGTTTATGGTCGCTCAAAGGATCGCAGCAAGAACCTTTGAGCCACTCATCCTCTACATCCTAGCAGCACTCATCTATCTAGTGGTTTGCACACTTTTAACCTATCTTCAATCAAGGCTTGAAAAAGCTGTCTCAAGGTATGTCTAA
- a CDS encoding amino acid ABC transporter substrate-binding protein: protein MKFTNLLKVVAVLAMALNLQAKTIKDGVLTVATEGTYAPFTFYNDKNELVGYDVDIARAVAQKLNLKVEFLTAPWDAMLAAFDAGKADVVFNQVSITDERKKKYAFSVPYTVTFGAIITRKDNNDIKSFADLKGKKDADSATSNWAKVAVKYGAEHVVTDSFAKSMELLISRRVDAVVRDNIVFYDFIKERPNAPVKIAASLDEKDYTAAAVKKDNAELAEQISNALNELSKEGKLEAISKSYFGKDVSK from the coding sequence ATGAAATTTACAAATTTATTAAAAGTAGTAGCAGTGCTTGCAATGGCTCTAAATTTGCAAGCAAAAACTATAAAAGATGGCGTGCTAACAGTAGCAACAGAAGGCACTTACGCTCCTTTTACATTTTATAATGACAAAAATGAGTTAGTGGGATACGACGTAGATATCGCAAGAGCAGTAGCGCAAAAGCTAAATTTAAAAGTTGAGTTTCTAACAGCTCCATGGGATGCGATGTTAGCAGCATTTGACGCTGGCAAGGCAGACGTTGTTTTTAATCAAGTAAGTATAACTGATGAGAGAAAGAAAAAGTATGCTTTTTCAGTGCCTTATACTGTGACATTTGGCGCTATCATCACTAGAAAAGATAATAACGATATAAAAAGTTTTGCTGATCTAAAAGGTAAAAAAGATGCCGACTCAGCGACTAGCAACTGGGCAAAAGTAGCTGTAAAATACGGTGCTGAGCACGTCGTAACAGACAGTTTTGCTAAAAGCATGGAACTTCTTATATCAAGGCGTGTAGATGCTGTTGTAAGAGATAACATCGTATTTTACGACTTTATAAAAGAGCGTCCAAATGCACCTGTGAAGATAGCTGCCTCACTTGATGAAAAAGACTACACAGCAGCAGCTGTTAAGAAAGACAACGCCGAACTTGCAGAGCAAATTTCAAATGCACTAAACGAACTTTCAAAAGAAGGAAAACTAGAAGCCATCTCAAAAAGCTACTTTGGCAAAGACGTCTCAAAATAA